One window from the genome of Yamadazyma tenuis chromosome 7, complete sequence encodes:
- the CAF17 gene encoding ccr4 associated factor (EggNog:ENOG503NVKT; BUSCO:EOG092620V3; COG:K) yields the protein MIPVSGLAKLSKGVLEIAGPDAAKFLNGLVTTRFLPNIVKKNQYTISDVEFKHVNLGKLINLHENWGIMHEDIYDPDNEILIRRDGVSSMFLNSKGRVISDSFLYPKSFHHLNDNVPSYLVEVDSKIMGKLGMMIQMHKLMSDIQIKKAPYHSYYYYNDSVEFDEFLDHIQVKYLNTYTPKDAIASATKFINHGVVVNKDASDNLLGFAIDNRIPNFGLKFLTKEPISSDFFSDEFKSSFKVSEVDEDTIAKRRFLNGLYESGDSPSNFSLLPFDMNLDYINGLSLDKGCYVGQELTIRTYNGGVIRKRIVPVQFFEINESNFEKCDNDELQLNENDEVIEHLSKMNVSNLDKLEITPLDDEPQPVNQLSPSPFGESPFGGAAKPRRSKVGKLLSVKDNLGFVLINLTDAHKKYFKVEIPDLSPKFVGIKIIKPNWWPEED from the coding sequence ATGATTCCTGTCTCGGGACTTGCAAAACTCAGTAAAGGCGTGCTAGAAATTGCCGGCCCTGATGCTGCCAAGTTTCTCAATGGGTTGGTAACCACGCGGTTCTTGCCCAACATcgtcaagaagaatcagTACACCATCAGTGATGTGGAATTCAAACATGTTAATTTGGGTAAGCTCATCAACTTACACGAAAACTGGGGAATAATGCACGAAGACATCTACGACCCCGACAACGAGATTCTCATCCGCCGTGATGGGGTGAGCTCGATGTTCTTAAACTCCAAGGGCCGCGTCATTTCCGACTCGTTTCTTTATCCCAAAAgcttccaccacctcaaTGACAATGTTCCGTCGTACTTGGTAGAAGTGGATCTGAAGATCATGGGCAAATTGGGGATGATGATTCAGATGCATAAACTCATGTCCGACATCCAGATCAAGAAGGCCCCTTATCATTCATACTATTACTACAACGATTCTGTCGAATTCGACGAGTTTTTAGATCATATCCAGGTGAAGTACCTAAATACCTATACCCCCAAAGATGCCATTGCCAGTGCCACGAAGTTCATAAACCATGGAGTAGTGGTAAACAAGGACGCCAGCGACAACCTTTTGGGGTTTGCCATTGACAATCGAATCCCCAACTTTGGTCTCAAGTTCCTCACTAAAGAGCCCATCTCTTCGGACTTTTTCAGCGATGAATTTAAATCTTCCTTCAAGGTACTGGAGGTGGATGAAGACACTATCGCCAAGCGACGCTTCTTGAATGGGCTCTATGAGTCGGGTGACTCGCCGTCCAACTTCAGTTTGTTACCGTTTGacatgaacttggactACATCAATGGCTTGTCTCTCGACAAAGGCTGTTATGTGGGACAGGAATTGACCATCAGAACTTATAACGGGGGGGTGATCCGGAAACGAATTGTGCCAGTCcagttctttgaaatcaatgaaagCAACTTCGAGAAATGTGATAACGACGAGTTGCAGTTGAACGAGAACGACGAGGTAATTGAGCATTTGAGCAAAATGAACGTTTCGAATCTCGACAAACTTGAAATCACTCCGTTGGACGACGAACCCCAGCCCGTCAACCAGCTTCTGCCCAGTCCTTTTGGTGAGTCTCCATTTGGAGGAGCTGCCAAACCTCGTCGCCTGAAGGTTGGAAAGTTGTTGTCGGTAAAGGATAATCTTGGATTTGTgctcatcaacttgaccgATGCCCATAAGAAGTACTTCAAGGTGGAGATTCCGGACCTCAGTCCCAAGTTCGTGGGtatcaagatcatcaagcCGAACTGGTGGCCGGAGGAGGATTGA